Proteins encoded in a region of the Xiphophorus couchianus chromosome 11, X_couchianus-1.0, whole genome shotgun sequence genome:
- the arhgef12b gene encoding rho guanine nucleotide exchange factor 12 isoform X5, producing the protein MPLEEAQEQEEHEEVSMPLPLSAPNSPALSGVERSSFLSGSPQNHNKCTLSDGDGASGPRIRDEDEQDDGSLLKEQTGEEAPPTSSNATHSTPVPEASGKRESPLQSPDVCRRDDLNSCSSPDTEDAPDTDSSPHSSVASPPYTVNPQIIGAEDDYFDYQQEQINGECSCFQSIDLLKSRPAHLAVFLHHVVSQFEAAPLLCYLYAEMHKQTSSKESRRFFMEFHSLFLDRTANLKVPVPETIAAELEKRRLELIPEDLCKQYTQVLQDSLLSDLLKNLEDFRQKRSMGLTLAEDELSKLDSERGKDQPALEKECACAEHILAKIEDILPTTQASEEEKCQAMQYVILTYMKHLGVKVKEPRGLEQKRARITFLPKIKRGSKPEKDGDWKKPRFPNLLVPPRRLSRVDSTLVVKSVELNKQRSPKFSQPAFVIPEPADHPASNPGRSRANQLSQGSDTSTQSTISVASLGPSSADSTGQETDTSVSPFCIQSRLSDGLQAAEHQDSLSSPISTQFDFSPSSVDHREDDQDAFRMEIQPTVGSADFQSEDDQAGEVESEEDPLNWQKLVPRGVLASLTSKEIKRQEVINELFITERAHLRKLRVLDGVFCQRLSRHGILPPDDIKHIFTNLEEIIQLHVSITEQMTAIRKRSETSVIGQIGDDLLAWFSEEEEKIKRAIGMFCSNQPSALELIKTRQKKDQRFNLFMQEAESNRLCRRLQLKDIIPVEMQRMTKYPLLLDNIAKYSEDGEEREKVKKAGECCKKILNHVNQAVKEAENKQRLVEYQRRLDVSSLKQSENPMILELRNLDLTKREMVYEGPLSWKVNKDKTIELYTLLLEDIMVLLQKQDERLVLKFHGKNLTSIPDAKHSFSPVIKLSTVLVRPVATDNKAFFVLSMSENGVQMYELMAQKVSDRRTWQCLITQCADAMKAKAHPSDRPPAQAEAERVAVEILNQEMPKQSETLTESIHSADKDAPCSLDIQSPINPFDGLKSEDEEEELAAIVRQEEDGEEEEVDEAELEAFLDGQLTDRLLQEGSRQGIALPAEDMESNFPSSKAEEALRTLAMLKETLYSHMMSREVEEETEENKPSSAGPTNDLQLSSAPTGASESAQPNGGFAGLDFEAGSGESSTDDDVAIDMRKLLSSSSQAGGDGPDLSRQLMTHLRLLQADLQYLQEVEMKYNELQQIHNNRSTDSDDNNEGLQ; encoded by the exons ATGCCCCTGGAGGAGGCGCAGGAGCAGGAAGAACATGAAGAAGTCAGCATGCCTCTTCCTCTATCAGCCCCCAACTCACCCGCACTGTCCGGCGTGGAGCGGAGCAGCTTTTTGAGTGGGAGCCCCCAGAACCACAATAAATGCACTCTGTCTGATGGG GACGGAGCTTCGGGGCCCAGGATCCGTGATGAAGATGAGCAAGATGATGGGAGTCTCCTGAAGGAGCAGACCGGTGAAGAAGCGCCACCGACCAGCAGCAATGCT ACGCACAGCACTCCCGTTCCAGAGGCATCTGGAAAAAGGGAATCGCCACTTCAGAGTCCGGACGTTTGCCGCCGAGATGACCTGAATTCCTGCTCGTCCCCCGACACTGAAGACGCTCCTGACACT GACTCCAGTCCTCATTCTTCTGTGGCAAGCCCTCCATACACCGTAAACCCCCAGATAATCGGAGCGGAGGACGACTACTTTGACTATCAACAAGAACAG ATTAACGGCGAGTGCAGCTGTTTTCAGAGTATTGACTTGCTTAAGTCTCGACCTGCTCATCTGGCTGTGTTCCTCCATCATGTGGTGTCCCAGTTCGAGGCGGCTCCTCTG CTTTGTTATCTCTAtgcagaaatgcacaaacaaacCAGCTCCAAGGAGAGTCGACGCTTCTTTATGGAGTTCCACTCTCTCTTCTTAGATAGAACAGCA aatCTAAAAGTACCAGTTCCTGAAACAATAGCAGCAGAATTAG AGAAGCGACGGTTGGAGCTGATCCCAGAGGATCTGTGTAAACAATACACTCAGGTGTTACAAGACTCTCTTCTGTCGGACCTGCTCAAGAACCTGGAGGACTTCAG ACAGAAGCGCAGCATGGGTCTGACCCTGGCTGAAGACGAGCTGTCTAAGCTGGACTCGGAGCGGGGCAAGGACCAGCCGGCGCTGGAGAAGGAATGCGCCTGTGCAGAACACATCCTCGCCAAGATTGAGGATATCCT GCCAACGACTCAAGCCTCCGAAGAGGAGAAGTG CCAAGCTATGCAGTATGTGATTCTGACCTACATGAAGCATCTTGGGGTGAAAGTGAAGGAGCCTCGCGGTCTTGAACAAAAACGTGCACGCATCACCTTCCTGCCCAAGATTAAG AGAGGAAGCAAACCTGAGAAAGATGGTGATTGGAAGAAGCCTCGGTTTCCCAACCTCCTTGTTCCTCCTCGACGTTTGAGCAGAGTGGACTCCACTTTGG TGGTTAAGTCTGTGGAGCTCAATAAGCAGCGCTCTCCAAAGTTCTCTCAGCCGGCCTTCGTCATCCCTGAACCAGCCGACCATCCTGCCTCGAACCCTGGACGCAGCCGAGCCAATCAGCTCAGCCAGGGGTCGGACACCAGCACCCAGTCCACCATCTCTGTCGCCTCCCTGGGTCCCAGCTCCGCCGACTCGACTGGACAAGAAACAGACACCA GTGTCTCTCCATTTTGCATCCAGTCGAGACTCAGTGACGGCCTGCAGGCTGCAGAACACCAGGACAGCCTCTCTAGTCCAATCAGCACTCAGTTTGACTTCAGCCCGTCCAGTGTTGACCACCGAGAGGACGACCAGGATGCCTTCAG GATGGAAATTCAGCCCACGGTGGGTTCAGCTGACTTCCAGAGCGAGGACGACCAGGCAGGAGAGGTGGAGAGTGAGGAGGACCCTCTGAACTGGCAGAAACTCGTCCCTCGAGGCGTCTTGGCGAGTCTCACTTCAAAGGAGATCAAACGGCAGGAAGTCATCAATG AGCTGTTCATCACTGAGCGCGCTCACCTGCGTAAGCTGCGGGTGCTGGACGGCGTCTTCTGCCAGAGATTGAGCAGACACGGCATCCTTCCGCCCGACGACATAAAGCACATCTTCACTAACCTGGAGGAAATCATTCAACTGCATG TTTCAATAACAGAGCAAATGACCGCCATCAGGAAGAGGAGTGAGACctctgtgattggtcagattgGAGATGATCTCCTGGCATGG TTcagcgaggaagaggagaagataAAGAGAGCGATAGGAATGTTCTGCAGCAACCAGCCGTCTGCGCTGGAGCTCATCAAGACCAGGCAGAAAAAAGACCAGAGGTTCAACCTATTTATGCAG GAAGCTGAGAGCAACCGCTTGTGTCGCAGGCTGCAGCTAAAAGACATCATTCCTGTAGAAATGCAGCGAATGACAAAGTACCCGCTCCTCCTGGACAATATTGCAAAATACTCTG AGGATGGTGAGGAGAGGGAAAAGGTGAAGAAAGCTGGAGAATGCTGCAAGAAGATCCTGAACCACGTCAACCAGGCCGTGaaagaggctgaaaacaaacaG AGACTAGTGGAGTATCAGCGTAGACTCGACGTCTCGTCTCTGAAACAAAGTGAAAACCCCATGATCCTGGAGCTCAGG aatCTGGATTTGACCAAGAGGGAGATGGTATATGAGGGCCCGCTCTCCTGGAAAGTCAATAAGGACAAGACTATTG AGCTCTACACGCTTCTTTTGGAGGACATCATGGTTCTACTTCAAAAACAGGATGAGCGTTTGGTTCTCAAGTTCCATGGGAAGAACCTGACCAGCATTCCGGATGCCAAGCATAGTTTCAGCCCCGTCATCAAGCTCAGCACCGTCCTGGTTCGCCCTGTAGCAACCG ACAACAAGGCCTTCTTTGTCCTGTCCATGTCAGAGAACGGGGTCCAGATGTACGAGCTGATGGCGCAAAAGGTGTCCGACAGGAGAAC GTGGCAGTGTCTGATTACGCAGTGCGCTGACGCCATGAAGGCCAAAGCTCACCCCAGCGACAGGCCTCCAGCTCAGGCAGA agCCGAACGGGTTGCAGTCGAGATCCTGAACCAAGAGATGCCCAAGCAGAGCGAGACGCTGACTGAGAGCATACATTCAGCAG ATAAAGATGCTCCATGTTCTCTTGATATTCAATCTCCCATCAACCCCTTTGATGGCTTGAAAtcagaagatgaggaagaggagctggcGGCTATAGTCAGGCAGGAGGAAGACggggaggaagaagaggtggaCGAAGCCGAGTTGGAGGCCTTCCTGGACGGCCAGCTGACTGACAGACTCTTACAGGAAGGATCCCGCCAGGGCATCGCTCTTCCAGCTGAGGACATGGAGTCAAACTTTCCCTCCTCCAAAGCCGAAGAGGCTCTGCGGACGC TGGCCATGCTGAAGGAGACGCTTTACTCCCACATGATGAGCAGAGAAGTagaggaggagacagaggagaaCAAACCGTCTTCTGCAGGACCAACAAATGACCTGCAGCTCTCTTCTGCCCCCACCGGGGCGTCTGAATCAGCACAACCTAACG GTGGTTTTGCGGGTCTGGACTTTGAAGCCGGTTCTGGGGAGAGCAGCACCGACGACGACGTCGCGATCGACATGAGGAAGCTGCTGTCCTCCTCCTCACAGGCAGGGGGCGACGGCCCCGACCTGAGCAGGCAGTTGATGACCCACCTGCGCCTCCTGCAAGCCGACCTGCAGTACCTGCAG GAAGTAGAGATGAAGTACAACGAACTGCAGCAAATCCACAACAACCGATCTACAGACTCAGATGATAACAACG AGGGACTGCAGTGA